The following coding sequences are from one uncultured Devosia sp. window:
- a CDS encoding HD domain-containing protein — MLNTYGRPSVILLVHEDKSEHNAALALQTGARAISLDDFSQSHLANDPNIVIRVALANLDTVRKLKTVLAHRGNGRRIFLVDPDKRVTSVHASVLGADVLLPEPASALEINRAVRKQLNLPAHSPHSATVMSSISAGVDALDASFKAIVAGTQLDTDGAQLASEQIADAVALAGINDWLATVRGYHLGTFQHCMLVTGVASAFGSKTGMSRQDVMRLTLAGLLHDIGKAVVPLRILDKPGALDEDEQVIMRLHPLAGYDYLKQHSTIDAQTLSSVRHHHEALDGSGYPDGLIGTDIDDLTRIITICDIYAALIERRSYKEARTPRQALAILNGMAADGKVEASLVRALSTIVIGQKAV, encoded by the coding sequence ATGCTGAACACTTATGGCCGTCCTTCGGTCATTCTTCTTGTTCACGAAGATAAAAGCGAACACAACGCAGCATTGGCCTTGCAGACTGGCGCTCGCGCCATCTCGCTGGACGATTTTTCGCAAAGCCATCTGGCCAATGACCCCAATATCGTCATCCGCGTGGCGCTGGCCAATCTCGACACGGTACGCAAGCTCAAGACCGTCCTCGCCCATCGCGGCAATGGCCGGCGCATTTTTCTGGTTGATCCCGACAAGCGGGTGACCAGCGTTCATGCCAGCGTGCTGGGCGCCGATGTGCTGTTGCCCGAGCCCGCAAGTGCCCTGGAGATCAACCGGGCGGTGCGCAAGCAGCTGAACCTGCCCGCGCATAGCCCACATAGCGCCACGGTCATGAGCTCCATAAGCGCGGGCGTCGATGCCTTGGACGCCTCGTTCAAGGCGATCGTGGCAGGAACACAGCTCGATACCGATGGGGCGCAGCTTGCCAGCGAGCAGATCGCGGATGCCGTTGCTTTGGCGGGCATCAATGACTGGCTGGCGACCGTCAGGGGCTACCATCTGGGCACGTTCCAGCATTGCATGCTGGTGACCGGCGTCGCTTCGGCCTTTGGCAGCAAGACGGGCATGTCGCGACAGGATGTGATGCGACTGACGCTGGCGGGCCTGCTGCATGATATCGGCAAGGCCGTGGTGCCGCTGCGCATTCTCGACAAACCGGGTGCCCTGGACGAGGACGAGCAGGTCATCATGCGGCTGCATCCCTTGGCCGGCTACGACTATCTCAAGCAGCACAGCACGATCGATGCACAGACGCTTTCCAGCGTCAGGCATCACCACGAGGCGCTGGATGGCAGCGGCTATCCGGATGGGCTGATCGGCACGGATATCGACGACCTGACGCGCATCATCACGATCTGCGACATCTATGCCGCCCTGATCGAGCGCCGCAGCTACAAGGAGGCCAGAACGCCCCGGCAGGCGCTGGCCATCCTCAACGGCATGGCGGCCGACGGAAAGGTCGAAGCGAGCCTCGTGCGGGCGCTCAGCACGATCGTGATCGGGCAGAAGGCGGTCTAA
- a CDS encoding HigA family addiction module antitoxin yields MLMTTRQPASVGEILTEEFMEPLGLTQSALAEAMGVPRKHVNELCNNRRTITAATALILARVFGNSADFWLNTQRRTDLWNAMNDPVQRERIDRAQPLTDAA; encoded by the coding sequence ATGTTGATGACCACACGCCAGCCGGCCAGTGTCGGCGAAATTCTCACCGAGGAATTCATGGAGCCGCTTGGCCTCACACAGTCCGCTCTGGCCGAGGCCATGGGCGTGCCCCGCAAGCATGTCAACGAACTCTGCAACAATCGCCGCACGATCACGGCCGCAACCGCACTGATCTTGGCCAGGGTTTTTGGCAATAGTGCGGACTTCTGGCTCAACACGCAGCGGCGTACCGATCTTTGGAACGCCATGAATGACCCGGTGCAGCGCGAACGTATCGATCGCGCGCAGCCCCTTACGGACGCTGCATAG
- a CDS encoding type II toxin-antitoxin system RelE/ParE family toxin, whose product MIVSFRDAWLEVFFKDDKRSPRIPPDLESRLFRKLQMLDDAATDADLRVPPSNHFEKLRGKLDGWCSIRVNQQWRLIFRWSDGEASHVYLDDHSYR is encoded by the coding sequence ATGATCGTGAGCTTTCGCGACGCTTGGCTTGAAGTCTTTTTCAAGGACGACAAGCGCTCGCCGCGAATTCCGCCTGACCTCGAAAGTCGCCTGTTTCGCAAGCTCCAGATGCTGGACGACGCAGCCACGGATGCCGACTTGCGCGTGCCGCCCAGCAATCACTTTGAGAAACTGCGCGGCAAGCTGGATGGTTGGTGCTCCATCCGCGTCAACCAGCAATGGCGCCTGATCTTCAGATGGTCAGATGGCGAAGCCAGCCACGTCTATCTCGATGACCACTCCTATCGGTGA
- a CDS encoding DUF2161 family putative PD-(D/E)XK-type phosphodiesterase has product MAETDLYLPLKAFMEGAGYAVKGEVNGCDLVGVMDGEPPVVVVCEMKLSFNLELVMQGVQRATYCDEVWLAARLSRTGKGREQDARFRNLCRRLGFGLITVAESGHVEVVVAPFAATPRRDAKRRSRLLDEHKRRVGDPQKGGGRGKPIMTSYRQDCILCATALLSGPQSPKQLKAIVARAPTMLRSNVYGWFQRESRGIYGLTELGRTAVSEREG; this is encoded by the coding sequence ATGGCCGAGACCGACCTCTACCTTCCCCTGAAAGCCTTCATGGAAGGCGCCGGCTATGCCGTGAAGGGCGAGGTCAATGGCTGCGACCTCGTCGGAGTCATGGATGGCGAGCCGCCCGTGGTGGTGGTCTGCGAGATGAAGCTCAGCTTTAATCTCGAACTGGTCATGCAGGGCGTCCAGCGCGCCACCTATTGCGACGAAGTCTGGCTGGCGGCGCGCCTGTCCCGCACCGGCAAGGGCCGCGAGCAGGATGCGCGCTTCCGCAATCTCTGCCGCCGCCTCGGCTTCGGCCTCATCACCGTCGCCGAGTCCGGTCATGTCGAGGTCGTCGTCGCCCCCTTCGCCGCCACACCCCGCCGCGATGCCAAGCGCCGCTCGCGCCTCCTCGACGAACACAAGCGCCGCGTCGGCGATCCCCAGAAGGGTGGCGGCCGAGGCAAGCCCATCATGACCTCCTATCGCCAGGACTGTATCCTCTGCGCCACGGCCCTTCTATCCGGCCCGCAAAGCCCCAAGCAGCTCAAAGCCATCGTCGCCCGCGCCCCCACCATGCTGCGCAGCAATGTCTATGGCTGGTTCCAGCGCGAAAGCCGCGGCATCTACGGCCTGACCGAATTGGGACGGACAGCGGTCAGCGAAAGAGAAGGCTGA
- the cobT gene encoding nicotinate-nucleotide--dimethylbenzimidazole phosphoribosyltransferase, translating to MPALNPAYADVLELLTIAPDGDEAAVEAVRARDAQLTKPAGSLGAMEGLVEFLARWQGRAQPRLDNPMVTIFAGNHGVTDQGVSAFPREVTAQMVANFTNGGAAISQICALHEINLRVFELALELPTGDITQEAALDDRMCAATIAYGMEAIAGKPDLICLGEMGIGNTTVAAAVYAGLYGGTGADWVGRGTGVDDAGLARKADAVDRAVAFHKDELTHPLAVLARLGGREIAAMLGALLAARHQKVPVIVDGFVATAAAAVAHAVNPASIDHCLFAHVSAETGHARALGAMGQKGLLDLGMRLGEGTGAALAAVLAKTALHLHNNMATFESAAVSGKDA from the coding sequence ATGCCTGCTCTGAACCCTGCCTATGCCGATGTGCTCGAGCTTCTCACCATCGCGCCCGATGGCGATGAAGCTGCCGTCGAGGCCGTCCGCGCCCGCGACGCGCAACTGACCAAGCCTGCAGGTTCGCTCGGCGCCATGGAGGGCCTGGTCGAGTTTCTCGCGCGCTGGCAGGGCAGGGCGCAGCCTCGGCTCGATAATCCCATGGTCACCATTTTTGCCGGCAATCACGGTGTCACCGACCAGGGCGTTTCGGCCTTCCCGCGCGAAGTCACCGCCCAGATGGTCGCCAATTTCACCAATGGCGGAGCAGCAATTTCCCAGATCTGCGCGCTACATGAGATCAACCTGCGCGTTTTCGAACTGGCGCTGGAATTGCCCACCGGCGACATCACGCAGGAAGCCGCGCTCGATGACCGCATGTGCGCCGCCACCATCGCCTATGGCATGGAAGCCATCGCCGGCAAGCCGGACCTGATCTGCCTGGGCGAAATGGGCATCGGCAACACCACCGTCGCCGCGGCCGTCTATGCCGGTCTCTATGGCGGCACTGGCGCCGACTGGGTTGGCCGCGGCACCGGCGTCGATGACGCTGGCCTTGCCCGCAAGGCCGACGCCGTCGATCGCGCTGTGGCCTTCCACAAGGACGAACTCACCCACCCGCTGGCCGTTCTGGCCCGCCTCGGCGGTCGCGAAATCGCCGCCATGCTGGGCGCCCTGCTGGCGGCTCGCCACCAGAAGGTGCCGGTCATCGTCGATGGCTTCGTCGCCACTGCCGCCGCCGCCGTCGCCCATGCCGTCAATCCGGCCAGCATCGACCATTGCCTCTTTGCCCATGTCTCGGCTGAAACCGGTCACGCCCGCGCTCTGGGCGCCATGGGTCAGAAGGGTCTTCTCGACCTCGGCATGCGCCTTGGCGAAGGCACCGGCGCCGCCCTCGCCGCCGTCCTCGCCAAAACCGCGCTCCACCTCCACAACAACATGGCCACCTTCGAAAGTGCGGCGGTGAGCGGCAAGGACGCCTGA
- a CDS encoding adenosylcobinamide-GDP ribazoletransferase yields the protein MKPDEPPVDTEAPSHSRGKAGGLGLVDDFIMALRFFSRLPTGRSPHVKPDLGRIAMVLPLASLVIGIGPALLLVGGVWIGLPSSFAAALAVGAIAIASGAMAEDALADAMDGLFGGHSVARRLEIMKDSRHGTYGVTALGLFVLLRVTGLGAIAAINPLAAGAVWLGANIAGRSGAMWLAVVLPPARSDGASATAGQVSTQSFVVGAVFAVVMLFALAGPAAGVVGVAVALAAAVAVILAWTMLCRKLVGGQTGDLIGAAGALVEIGVLTALLVHI from the coding sequence TTGAAGCCGGATGAGCCCCCCGTCGATACCGAGGCGCCGAGCCACTCCCGTGGCAAGGCGGGCGGGCTGGGGCTGGTGGACGATTTCATCATGGCGCTGCGGTTTTTCTCGCGCCTGCCGACGGGTCGTTCGCCGCATGTGAAACCAGACTTGGGGCGCATCGCCATGGTGTTGCCGCTGGCGAGCCTCGTCATTGGGATCGGGCCGGCGCTCTTGCTGGTGGGTGGCGTGTGGATCGGGCTGCCCAGCAGCTTTGCGGCGGCGCTGGCCGTGGGCGCGATAGCCATCGCCAGTGGTGCCATGGCGGAGGATGCGCTGGCCGATGCGATGGATGGCCTGTTCGGCGGACATAGTGTCGCGCGGCGGCTGGAGATCATGAAGGATAGCCGGCACGGCACCTATGGCGTGACGGCGCTGGGCCTGTTCGTGCTGCTGCGGGTGACGGGGCTTGGGGCCATTGCGGCGATCAATCCGCTGGCGGCGGGCGCCGTGTGGCTCGGGGCCAATATTGCCGGGCGATCTGGCGCGATGTGGCTGGCCGTGGTGCTGCCCCCTGCCCGGAGCGATGGCGCGTCGGCAACGGCGGGACAGGTTTCGACGCAGAGTTTTGTTGTTGGAGCGGTGTTCGCAGTCGTGATGCTGTTCGCGCTGGCGGGGCCGGCAGCGGGTGTCGTCGGCGTGGCGGTTGCACTGGCTGCCGCCGTTGCCGTTATCCTTGCCTGGACGATGCTGTGCCGAAAATTGGTGGGCGGGCAGACGGGGGACCTGATCGGTGCAGCGGGAGCCTTGGTGGAAATTGGCGTGCTCACGGCGCTACTGGTCCACATTTGA
- a CDS encoding TIGR02281 family clan AA aspartic protease — MIFIGVALVVAVGLALLISADAGVMVGLTQGQTATLIPLLVVAIVFAGGIFTQRRKASELVGNLMLWLAIIGVAALTYAYRDELGGVASRVAGEFQPGVAVVDAEQGLATFRRGMGGHFEIAATVNGHTTPMIFDTGASAVVLTIADAEAAGISTKRLSFTIPVSTANGTGRAARVRLDRMEVGGIVREGIVAFVTEENALEQSLLGMTFLETLSRYSVTQNSLELAN; from the coding sequence ATGATCTTTATCGGCGTTGCGCTTGTGGTGGCGGTGGGCCTTGCCCTGCTGATCAGTGCCGATGCCGGCGTCATGGTCGGGCTGACGCAAGGCCAGACGGCGACGTTGATTCCGCTGCTCGTGGTCGCCATCGTCTTTGCCGGCGGCATTTTCACCCAGCGCCGCAAGGCATCCGAACTGGTGGGCAACCTGATGCTCTGGCTGGCCATTATCGGCGTGGCCGCACTGACCTATGCCTATCGCGATGAGTTGGGCGGTGTGGCGTCGCGCGTGGCTGGCGAGTTCCAGCCGGGCGTTGCCGTGGTGGATGCCGAACAGGGCCTCGCCACCTTCCGGCGTGGCATGGGCGGGCATTTCGAAATCGCGGCTACGGTCAACGGCCATACCACGCCGATGATTTTCGATACCGGCGCCAGCGCCGTGGTGCTGACCATTGCCGATGCCGAAGCTGCCGGCATTTCCACCAAGCGGCTCAGTTTCACCATTCCGGTCTCGACGGCCAATGGCACGGGTCGCGCGGCGCGGGTGCGGCTCGACCGCATGGAAGTGGGCGGCATCGTGCGCGAGGGGATCGTCGCCTTCGTGACCGAGGAGAATGCACTGGAGCAAAGCCTGCTCGGCATGACCTTCCTTGAAACGCTCAGCCGCTATTCGGTAACGCAGAACTCGCTGGAACTGGCAAACTAG
- the dusA gene encoding tRNA dihydrouridine(20/20a) synthase DusA gives MQQSVQIPADAIRRSRRFSVAPMIDWTDRHCRYLHRLLTGEALLFTEMITSAAIVHGDANRHLRLNPEEGLVALQLGGSDPAELAKAIQLAETHAYAEINLNVGCPSDRVQSGKFGACLMAEPDLVADCVRAMRDATDRPITVKCRIGIDDQDTEESLDRFAEAVVGAGVDALYVHARKAWLKGLSPKENRTIPPLDYDRVHRLRKRFAPLQMMINGGLETLEMAEAEMAHMDGVMLGRAAYNTPMLLGDVDRRFFGVERATPSLETIMQQMANYTTRELAEGTKVNNIARHMLGLANGLPGARQFRQILSVDACKPGATADVMLRAFDAVNRPRLAEAS, from the coding sequence ATGCAGCAGTCCGTCCAAATTCCCGCCGACGCCATCCGGCGCTCCCGCCGCTTTTCAGTGGCGCCGATGATCGACTGGACCGATAGGCATTGCCGTTATCTCCATCGCCTGCTGACCGGCGAAGCGCTGCTCTTCACCGAAATGATCACCAGCGCCGCCATCGTGCACGGCGATGCCAACCGGCACCTCCGGCTCAATCCTGAAGAGGGCCTTGTGGCGCTGCAATTGGGCGGCTCCGATCCTGCCGAACTGGCCAAGGCCATTCAGCTTGCCGAAACCCACGCCTATGCCGAGATTAATCTCAATGTCGGCTGTCCGTCCGACCGGGTACAGTCGGGCAAGTTCGGCGCCTGTCTGATGGCCGAGCCCGATCTGGTGGCCGATTGCGTCCGCGCCATGCGCGATGCGACCGATCGCCCGATCACCGTCAAATGCCGCATCGGCATCGACGACCAGGATACCGAGGAAAGCCTTGATCGTTTCGCCGAGGCTGTGGTCGGCGCCGGCGTCGATGCGCTGTATGTCCATGCCCGCAAGGCCTGGCTCAAGGGCCTGAGCCCCAAGGAAAACCGCACCATCCCGCCACTCGACTATGATCGGGTCCATCGCCTGCGCAAGCGCTTCGCGCCGCTGCAGATGATGATCAATGGCGGGCTGGAGACGCTGGAAATGGCCGAGGCCGAAATGGCCCATATGGACGGCGTCATGCTCGGTCGCGCCGCCTACAACACGCCCATGCTGCTGGGCGACGTCGACCGCCGCTTCTTTGGCGTCGAACGCGCCACGCCGAGCCTCGAAACCATCATGCAGCAGATGGCCAACTATACGACACGCGAACTGGCCGAGGGCACCAAGGTCAACAACATCGCCCGCCACATGCTGGGCCTCGCCAATGGCCTGCCCGGCGCTCGCCAGTTCCGCCAGATTCTCAGCGTCGACGCCTGCAAGCCCGGCGCGACAGCCGACGTCATGCTGCGCGCCTTTGATGCGGTGAACCGGCCGAGGCTGGCTGAAGCCAGCTAG
- a CDS encoding universal stress protein has product MYTRIVVGIDGSELATKALRHALVLGKEMNARLLVMTSTEPSVLVAPGAEFMAVDTSSVIPDMDAAKAKVAEATLTEARELAAASGLTIKTLHVPASIAADAIVTVANQQGADLIIMGSHGRRGLGRLLLGSQAAEVLAHSKIPVLVVK; this is encoded by the coding sequence ATGTATACTCGCATCGTCGTCGGTATCGATGGATCGGAACTGGCCACCAAGGCCCTGCGTCACGCGCTGGTGCTGGGCAAGGAAATGAATGCTCGGCTGCTGGTGATGACATCGACAGAACCATCAGTTCTCGTCGCGCCGGGCGCCGAATTCATGGCCGTGGACACGAGTTCGGTCATTCCCGACATGGACGCGGCCAAGGCCAAGGTGGCTGAAGCCACATTGACGGAGGCACGGGAACTGGCTGCGGCCAGCGGGCTGACCATCAAGACGCTGCATGTGCCGGCCAGCATTGCGGCCGATGCCATCGTGACCGTGGCAAATCAGCAAGGCGCCGACCTGATCATCATGGGATCGCATGGCCGTCGTGGGCTGGGCCGCCTGCTGCTGGGCAGCCAGGCCGCCGAGGTGCTGGCCCATTCAAAGATTCCGGTTCTCGTGGTGAAGTAG
- a CDS encoding FGGY family carbohydrate kinase — protein sequence MSLPRHIAVIDIGKTNAKVVLVDSGTQEQVATRSTPNVVRQDGPYPHADVDRLWSFITESLLVLNAEHRVDGISITTHGATAALLAGDALAMPVLDYEFAGPEARSDAYAKARPDFAETLSPRLPNGLNLGAQIFWQAQTHAADFARVTAILTYPQYWAWRLTGKLASEVTSLGCHTDLWAPGKGDFSSMVAAQGWARLFPAVQPAASVLGYLKPDVAEATGLTTDIPVTCGIHDSNSSLLPHLGRHEAPFTIISTGTWTIAMTVGGDTSHLDPARDSLANVDAFGRAVPTARFMGGREFDQLVPEIRTPGAESIARVIADDIRVQPNFNPGVGPFPDAEGGWTKPVEQLSAEERTAAASLYLALVTEACLGLCGLGKEIIIEGPLARNLLFAQALAALTGVTVTASGDATGTSLGASMLFGHGESHAAASEAVVPLSVAGFADYAGRWRAALA from the coding sequence ATGTCCCTGCCCCGCCACATCGCCGTCATCGACATCGGCAAGACCAATGCCAAGGTCGTTCTGGTTGACTCTGGAACGCAGGAGCAGGTGGCGACGCGCAGCACGCCCAATGTGGTGCGGCAAGACGGCCCTTATCCGCATGCCGATGTGGACCGGCTGTGGAGTTTCATTACGGAGAGCCTGCTGGTGCTCAATGCCGAACACCGGGTGGACGGCATTTCGATCACCACGCATGGCGCGACGGCAGCGCTTCTGGCTGGCGACGCATTGGCCATGCCGGTGCTGGACTATGAATTTGCAGGCCCGGAAGCGCGTTCTGACGCCTATGCGAAGGCGCGACCGGATTTCGCCGAGACATTGTCACCGCGCCTGCCCAATGGGCTGAATTTGGGCGCCCAGATTTTCTGGCAGGCGCAGACCCATGCGGCAGACTTTGCCCGCGTCACAGCGATCCTGACCTATCCGCAATACTGGGCCTGGCGGCTGACCGGAAAGCTGGCCAGCGAAGTGACCTCGTTGGGTTGCCACACCGATCTCTGGGCACCGGGCAAGGGCGACTTCTCGTCCATGGTGGCGGCGCAGGGTTGGGCCCGCCTGTTCCCGGCGGTGCAGCCGGCGGCATCGGTTCTTGGCTATCTCAAACCGGACGTGGCAGAGGCCACGGGGCTAACGACAGACATCCCCGTGACCTGCGGCATCCACGATTCAAACTCGTCTCTGCTGCCTCATCTCGGCCGGCACGAGGCGCCCTTTACGATCATCTCCACCGGCACCTGGACCATTGCCATGACGGTGGGCGGCGATACCAGCCATCTCGACCCGGCGCGCGACAGTCTTGCCAATGTCGATGCGTTTGGCCGGGCCGTGCCGACCGCGCGCTTCATGGGCGGCCGTGAGTTCGACCAGCTGGTGCCCGAGATCAGGACGCCCGGCGCAGAGAGCATCGCGCGGGTGATTGCCGACGACATTCGCGTCCAGCCCAACTTCAACCCGGGCGTCGGTCCCTTCCCTGATGCCGAAGGTGGATGGACCAAGCCGGTGGAACAGCTATCGGCCGAAGAGCGGACGGCCGCCGCATCGCTTTATCTTGCGCTGGTGACCGAGGCCTGTCTGGGCCTCTGCGGGCTGGGCAAGGAAATCATCATCGAAGGCCCGCTGGCCCGCAATCTGCTTTTTGCCCAGGCACTGGCGGCGCTGACTGGCGTGACGGTGACGGCATCGGGCGATGCGACCGGCACAAGCCTGGGCGCCAGCATGCTGTTTGGCCACGGGGAAAGCCATGCCGCGGCAAGCGAGGCGGTCGTGCCATTGAGCGTTGCTGGCTTTGCCGACTATGCCGGGCGTTGGCGTGCGGCACTCGCCTAG
- a CDS encoding NAD(P)/FAD-dependent oxidoreductase — protein sequence MARHRVVIVGSGFGGLAAAQELAGADVDLTLIDRRNHHLFQPLLYQVATASLSPSEIAWPIRHILRKRRDVTTLLATVTGVDMDGKAVLLEDGSRVPYDSLILATGARHAYFGHDEWEQFAPGLKTLEDATTIRRKLLLAFEAAEREPDPDKRRALLTFVIIGAGPTGVELAGAISELARVTLKGEFRQSDPASARVVLVEAANKVLGNFREELSDYSLKALKDLGVEVILGQPVTTVDKDGLVHGETRLDAECIIWAAGVQASPAAQWLGVEPDKAGRVKVLPDLTVPGHPEILVVGDTATVNKPDGKPVPGVGDAAKQAGKHAARLLAQRLRGDASPMPFRYKHAGDLATIGKKAAVIDFGWLQLRGWIAWWVWGIAHIYFLIDIKNRLSVAMSWLWIYLSGQRSARLITQGDAEKKAPIKEVTESPKS from the coding sequence ATGGCGCGGCATCGTGTGGTTATCGTGGGCAGTGGTTTTGGTGGCCTTGCGGCAGCGCAGGAACTGGCTGGCGCCGACGTCGATCTGACACTGATCGACCGGCGCAATCACCACCTGTTCCAACCCCTGCTCTATCAGGTCGCCACCGCTTCGCTCAGCCCATCTGAGATCGCCTGGCCAATCCGGCATATCCTGCGCAAGCGGCGTGATGTCACGACGCTGCTGGCCACGGTCACGGGGGTGGACATGGACGGCAAGGCCGTGCTGCTCGAAGATGGCAGTCGCGTCCCCTATGACAGCCTGATACTCGCCACCGGTGCACGGCATGCCTATTTCGGGCATGACGAATGGGAGCAATTTGCGCCTGGCCTCAAGACCCTGGAGGATGCGACGACCATTCGCCGCAAGCTACTGCTGGCCTTCGAGGCGGCGGAGCGGGAGCCTGATCCGGACAAAAGGCGGGCGCTGCTGACCTTTGTCATCATTGGTGCCGGGCCGACCGGGGTGGAGCTGGCCGGCGCAATCAGCGAGTTGGCGCGGGTGACGCTCAAGGGTGAATTCCGCCAGTCGGACCCGGCCAGCGCGCGCGTGGTGCTGGTCGAGGCGGCCAACAAGGTGCTGGGCAATTTTCGCGAGGAGCTTTCAGACTATAGCCTCAAGGCATTGAAAGACCTCGGTGTCGAGGTGATCCTGGGGCAGCCGGTCACCACGGTGGACAAGGATGGGCTGGTCCATGGCGAGACGCGGCTCGATGCGGAATGCATCATCTGGGCTGCTGGCGTGCAGGCATCACCGGCGGCGCAATGGCTGGGCGTGGAGCCGGACAAGGCTGGCCGCGTCAAGGTCCTGCCGGACCTGACCGTGCCGGGGCATCCGGAAATTTTGGTCGTAGGTGATACGGCGACGGTGAACAAACCCGATGGCAAGCCGGTGCCCGGCGTCGGCGACGCGGCCAAGCAGGCGGGCAAGCATGCTGCACGACTTCTGGCGCAAAGACTGCGCGGTGATGCTTCGCCCATGCCCTTCCGGTACAAGCACGCTGGAGACCTGGCGACGATCGGCAAGAAGGCGGCGGTGATCGATTTCGGCTGGTTGCAACTGCGCGGCTGGATTGCCTGGTGGGTCTGGGGCATCGCCCATATCTACTTCCTGATCGACATCAAGAACCGTCTCTCGGTAGCGATGAGCTGGTTGTGGATCTATCTCAGCGGGCAGAGAAGCGCCCGGCTGATCACGCAGGGCGATGCCGAGAAAAAGGCGCCGATCAAGGAAGTGACGGAGAGCCCGAAGAGTTGA
- a CDS encoding type II toxin-antitoxin system CcdA family antitoxin translates to MATPQRKEPATKIDREYLLKVLDMPLAEFREARKNRSEAERQELTRLFQKEFADAIADYNRYVEEHGLPLEKYRTF, encoded by the coding sequence ATGGCGACCCCACAACGCAAAGAACCTGCCACTAAAATTGACCGCGAGTATCTGCTGAAGGTGCTCGACATGCCTCTGGCCGAGTTTCGCGAAGCACGAAAGAACCGGTCTGAAGCCGAACGGCAGGAATTGACCCGCCTCTTCCAGAAAGAGTTTGCGGATGCGATTGCGGACTACAATCGCTATGTCGAAGAACATGGTCTCCCTCTGGAAAAGTACCGCACTTTCTGA
- a CDS encoding CcdB family protein, with protein sequence MGRFDVYRLGAVGLVVDVQSDLIPPMTTRLVIPLADASIAPGVFDGLNPGFAIGSEHYVLMTQQMSAIPASLLGKRVASLSREADRIARAIDYILYGF encoded by the coding sequence ATGGGACGATTTGATGTCTATCGGCTCGGCGCTGTTGGACTTGTCGTGGACGTGCAGTCCGATCTCATACCTCCCATGACGACGCGGCTCGTTATCCCGCTAGCGGATGCATCAATCGCGCCTGGTGTGTTTGACGGACTCAATCCTGGCTTTGCCATTGGCAGCGAACATTATGTGCTGATGACGCAGCAGATGTCAGCGATCCCGGCCAGCCTGCTCGGAAAGCGCGTTGCTTCGCTTTCAAGAGAAGCTGACCGAATTGCCCGCGCGATCGACTACATCCTCTACGGCTTCTAG